The Polynucleobacter sp. TSB-Sco08W16 genome includes a region encoding these proteins:
- a CDS encoding uracil-DNA glycosylase family protein, protein MSQVLSKLVKEIRCCTLCAEHLPLGPRPIIQVSSTAKILIVGQAPGSRVHETGIPFNDPSGDRLREWMGIDKEIFYDDKKVALVPMGFCFPGTGKSGDLPPRSECADTWRVKLLEQLPNIKLTIIVGQYAQAWHLDNGGKENLTETVMAWKEYWPKAIPLPHPSPRNNIWLKKNPWFEEEVLPSLRRKVKAVLK, encoded by the coding sequence ATGAGTCAAGTCCTCTCCAAGCTCGTTAAAGAAATTCGCTGTTGTACCTTGTGTGCAGAGCATTTACCTTTGGGTCCAAGACCCATTATTCAGGTTAGCAGTACAGCAAAAATTCTCATCGTTGGTCAGGCGCCTGGTAGCCGCGTTCATGAAACCGGAATTCCATTTAACGATCCTAGTGGCGATCGTCTTAGGGAGTGGATGGGCATTGATAAAGAAATCTTTTATGACGACAAGAAGGTTGCTCTTGTCCCAATGGGCTTTTGTTTTCCTGGAACAGGTAAATCAGGCGATCTGCCGCCCAGATCAGAATGTGCGGACACATGGCGAGTCAAACTATTAGAGCAATTACCCAACATCAAGCTAACCATTATTGTTGGTCAATATGCTCAAGCATGGCACTTAGACAATGGCGGTAAAGAGAATTTGACTGAAACCGTGATGGCATGGAAAGAATACTGGCCTAAAGCAATTCCATTGCCACATCCAAGTCCTCGAAATAACATTTGGCTAAAGAAGAATCCTTGGTTTGAGGAAGAGGTTTTACCTTCTCTCAGAAGGAAGGTGAAAGCTGTATTGAAGTAG
- a CDS encoding molybdopterin-binding protein — translation MKLNVSLSARNQLPGTLKEIKMGQTTSHLKIDIGGHILTASITNEAVDELALKVGDQVWGIIKASDVMVAK, via the coding sequence ATGAAACTCAATGTTAGCCTAAGTGCTCGTAATCAATTACCCGGAACTCTTAAAGAAATCAAAATGGGTCAAACCACATCCCATCTAAAGATTGATATTGGGGGACATATCTTGACTGCTTCAATTACCAATGAAGCCGTTGATGAGTTGGCTCTTAAAGTGGGCGATCAAGTTTGGGGAATTATTAAAGCTTCTGATGTGATGGTGGCCAAATAA
- a CDS encoding substrate-binding domain-containing protein — MKLSSYIGIFIFLISPFAMSQNLPNIEASYGSGANVYKLATGSPGELGLLQALGEAFGKKENAKMEWIKAGSGASLNLLKTKQVDMIMVHAPEAVNKAIAEGWATDRTLIGSNEFYIVGPKSDPAKIKTATSGADAYAKIAGVQANFISRGDKSGTHVKEMDIWKKADITPSGNWYIITNDFMTASLKRANVENAYFMTDSSTWVAEKNFAPKLEILYRGDKFLVNTYDALAAPAGTTPGRETAVKFIQFVGSDAGQKIIRDYGKNKYPEALYNDAVYAKQYVY, encoded by the coding sequence ATGAAACTTTCTTCCTATATCGGAATCTTTATTTTTTTAATCTCCCCATTTGCCATGTCACAAAACTTACCAAATATAGAAGCTTCATATGGATCGGGAGCTAATGTGTATAAGTTGGCTACTGGTAGCCCAGGTGAGCTAGGTTTACTTCAGGCTTTAGGAGAAGCGTTTGGCAAAAAAGAAAATGCCAAGATGGAGTGGATTAAAGCGGGTAGCGGAGCATCATTAAATTTACTTAAGACTAAGCAAGTAGACATGATCATGGTTCATGCGCCTGAGGCGGTTAACAAAGCCATAGCAGAGGGATGGGCAACCGATAGAACTCTTATTGGCTCAAATGAGTTTTATATTGTTGGACCCAAGTCTGATCCTGCCAAGATAAAAACAGCCACCAGTGGTGCTGATGCCTATGCCAAGATTGCTGGGGTACAAGCAAACTTCATTTCTCGTGGCGATAAAAGCGGCACTCATGTGAAAGAAATGGATATCTGGAAAAAAGCTGATATCACCCCATCAGGGAATTGGTACATCATTACTAATGACTTTATGACGGCTTCATTAAAAAGAGCTAACGTAGAGAATGCTTACTTCATGACGGACAGTAGTACTTGGGTAGCAGAAAAGAACTTTGCTCCTAAGTTAGAGATTTTGTATCGCGGAGATAAGTTTCTCGTCAATACCTATGACGCATTGGCGGCTCCAGCAGGTACTACACCGGGTAGAGAGACTGCGGTCAAATTCATTCAGTTTGTCGGCTCTGATGCTGGACAAAAGATCATTCGCGACTACGGCAAAAATAAGTACCCTGAGGCTCTCTATAATGATGCTGTGTATGCCAAGCAGTATGTCTATTAA
- a CDS encoding dienelactone hydrolase family protein, which yields MIRSTLLVFLLLGCAATQFTVDDVDYFQPPIVSDRAPDRPITNYSVYNNTIKVNLAPMRAIVPTFNNKGNLIASWNPHPKGVQGRPTFVLVHGGHGLIPGDFATALWARDEMGANTLILDSYWSRGQQENWETYTRLGANARMLDTIAAARWLYAEGVDKDKVFLMGGSQGGWTILRTFTDEPFMQQNAKGLYRAGFSLYPVCNSRGWKTDPTLGPYWGPVLVFTGGKDAATDPSKCPTRVFTDATTWTNYPDATHGWDTSNRGAHTPSVDGECSKALNIYNHFAVCRSDAATNDMHRKIKEFVQNVGSKKP from the coding sequence ATGATCCGCTCGACATTGTTGGTGTTTTTATTGCTAGGATGTGCCGCTACGCAATTTACTGTAGACGATGTGGATTATTTTCAGCCGCCGATTGTTTCGGATAGGGCGCCTGACAGGCCAATCACTAACTACAGCGTTTATAACAATACGATTAAAGTAAATTTGGCGCCCATGCGCGCTATCGTTCCTACTTTTAATAACAAAGGCAATTTGATTGCTAGCTGGAACCCACATCCTAAAGGGGTTCAGGGGCGCCCAACTTTTGTATTGGTGCACGGTGGACATGGATTAATTCCCGGGGATTTTGCAACTGCTTTGTGGGCACGAGATGAGATGGGTGCGAACACGTTAATACTCGATAGCTATTGGAGTCGAGGCCAACAAGAAAACTGGGAAACTTATACACGCTTAGGCGCTAATGCCCGAATGCTCGATACCATTGCTGCAGCCCGTTGGCTCTATGCGGAAGGAGTTGATAAAGATAAAGTGTTCTTAATGGGAGGCAGTCAAGGAGGTTGGACGATATTACGAACCTTTACCGATGAACCATTCATGCAACAAAATGCTAAAGGACTTTATCGAGCGGGTTTTAGCCTTTACCCCGTTTGCAATAGCAGGGGTTGGAAAACAGACCCAACTCTTGGTCCGTATTGGGGACCGGTTTTGGTGTTTACGGGCGGCAAAGATGCCGCTACTGATCCTAGTAAGTGCCCCACAAGAGTTTTTACGGATGCCACCACATGGACGAATTATCCCGATGCAACACATGGATGGGATACTTCAAATAGAGGGGCGCATACCCCGTCAGTGGATGGTGAGTGCAGTAAAGCTTTGAATATTTATAATCATTTTGCGGTTTGTAGATCTGATGCCGCGACTAATGATATGCACAGAAAAATTAAGGAGTTTGTTCAAAACGTTGGTAGTAAAAAGCCATAA
- a CDS encoding amidohydrolase family protein: MKFKFFIGTLVGLLPIFVLAATDVNSQDPLKLAKIVPIADVHRHVNKFVSPAALAEQMNANNIGWSGAVGPYEWQTDRDPYLELLGDAYIPTAGQSELTQIFFKIGPSAIEDENNRFYQELFSNADELFANKKIKGFGELILNNKTSNPVASFRRKVTIDSPPIERMMSIANKNGGFVQIHSEDDEDSIAQIKHLANLHPKTPIILSHCLMTPNTKLVSDLLKANANIYCDLSARTPLHFLNPDSEIAKSRIVYSESFADPNWIALIEAYPTRFMVGSDTFKYDIDFEKVISAIRNGLLSRLKTGTIELVAYKNAQKVMNLK, from the coding sequence ATGAAATTTAAATTTTTTATCGGCACACTTGTTGGTTTATTGCCGATATTCGTTTTAGCTGCAACTGATGTCAACTCACAAGATCCCTTAAAACTTGCTAAGATCGTACCCATCGCCGATGTTCATCGGCATGTAAATAAGTTTGTATCCCCTGCGGCCCTAGCGGAGCAGATGAATGCAAATAACATTGGTTGGTCAGGAGCAGTAGGCCCTTACGAGTGGCAAACCGATCGGGATCCCTATCTTGAGTTATTGGGAGATGCCTATATACCTACTGCTGGGCAATCCGAGTTAACCCAAATATTTTTCAAAATTGGCCCGAGTGCAATTGAGGATGAAAATAATCGCTTCTATCAAGAATTATTTTCAAATGCTGATGAACTTTTTGCCAATAAAAAAATAAAAGGTTTTGGTGAGTTAATTCTTAATAACAAGACCTCCAATCCAGTGGCTTCTTTTAGGCGAAAAGTTACAATCGATTCGCCACCAATTGAGAGGATGATGTCTATTGCAAACAAAAATGGTGGTTTTGTTCAGATTCACTCTGAAGATGATGAAGATTCAATTGCTCAAATAAAACATCTTGCTAATCTCCATCCAAAGACCCCAATTATTTTGTCGCATTGCTTAATGACGCCAAATACTAAATTGGTCTCTGATCTACTTAAGGCTAATGCGAATATTTATTGCGACCTTTCGGCCAGAACACCACTTCATTTCTTAAATCCAGATTCCGAAATTGCTAAATCAAGAATTGTTTATAGCGAGTCTTTTGCTGACCCAAATTGGATTGCCTTAATTGAGGCTTATCCTACCCGCTTTATGGTGGGTAGCGATACCTTTAAATACGATATTGACTTTGAAAAAGTGATTAGTGCTATACGTAACGGACTCTTGTCACGACTAAAGACCGGCACCATTGAACTGGTTGCATATAAAAATGCTCAAAAAGTCATGAATTTGAAATGA
- a CDS encoding lipopolysaccharide assembly protein LapB, with product MEKLNAQAGKCLAQALAKIKNLNFSFERTNNAFELIKSASVSLLSIFAVTVILLTLYKSFKSTDIKVEPLQVPTSFLEKGFTSEITTVHLLDEVSKIHKISTSSLPGKRSISNKLPGDEISKLQSLPVVGAIDFKSIQNLIQDTFGISRTSISGEITVVTKDSAPIYQVRIRSFPDNILLVDIEKQGEISEVIKASAIKLVEGMDPLAAASYYRWNKDTENFLRMIDEALRNDDSDDDLYALLQRASSYTQRKKFDLAQDDLNQIFKKDPNFPWAINVQSYLFNEEKDYAKGLEWSTKAVQLLPNFWQPHSNLADSLAGLGRFQDAERELLTTIELNPTWASQYVDVILFLQGHNKSVDTEKIFHKGIRKFPTYAPLLILYSDHLDKLGRKEQALHYLNVAYKSNPNDPLVWDAYINFSGLKDPKIESEINSKRKK from the coding sequence ATGGAGAAATTGAATGCTCAAGCTGGAAAGTGCTTGGCCCAGGCCTTAGCCAAGATTAAAAATTTAAATTTCTCATTTGAAAGAACAAACAACGCTTTTGAATTAATAAAATCAGCATCAGTTTCTCTCCTTTCAATTTTTGCTGTTACTGTAATCTTGTTGACGCTGTATAAGTCATTCAAATCAACAGATATTAAAGTTGAGCCATTACAAGTCCCAACTTCATTTCTTGAAAAAGGATTTACTTCAGAAATTACAACAGTTCACCTCTTAGATGAGGTCTCAAAAATACATAAAATATCGACCTCATCGCTTCCGGGCAAGAGGAGCATTTCTAACAAATTACCCGGTGATGAAATTTCAAAGCTTCAGTCACTTCCTGTTGTGGGCGCTATTGACTTTAAAAGCATTCAAAATTTAATCCAAGATACTTTTGGAATTAGCAGGACAAGCATTTCGGGTGAGATAACGGTGGTTACAAAAGACTCGGCCCCGATCTATCAGGTCAGAATACGAAGCTTCCCTGACAATATTTTGCTTGTTGATATTGAAAAGCAGGGTGAAATTTCAGAAGTAATAAAAGCATCTGCAATTAAGTTGGTTGAAGGTATGGATCCACTCGCAGCCGCATCTTATTATCGATGGAATAAAGATACTGAAAATTTCTTAAGAATGATTGACGAGGCCCTGAGAAACGATGACTCAGATGATGATCTTTATGCTTTGCTGCAGCGAGCCTCTAGCTACACGCAACGCAAGAAATTTGATTTAGCTCAAGATGATTTAAATCAAATTTTCAAGAAAGATCCTAACTTTCCATGGGCAATTAATGTGCAAAGTTATTTATTCAACGAAGAAAAAGATTATGCCAAGGGGTTAGAGTGGTCAACCAAAGCCGTTCAGCTTCTACCAAATTTTTGGCAGCCACATAGCAATCTTGCCGATTCATTGGCTGGGCTAGGCAGATTTCAGGATGCTGAGCGAGAGCTACTTACAACAATTGAATTAAATCCAACGTGGGCGTCTCAGTATGTAGACGTTATTTTATTTCTTCAGGGCCACAACAAGAGCGTTGATACCGAGAAAATTTTTCATAAAGGAATACGAAAATTTCCTACTTATGCGCCGCTTCTTATTCTCTACTCAGACCATCTTGATAAGCTAGGTCGCAAAGAACAAGCCTTGCACTATCTTAATGTCGCCTATAAGAGCAATCCAAACGATCCATTAGTTTGGGACGCATATATCAACTTTTCTGGTCTAAAAGACCCTAAAATTGAATCAGAGATTAACAGTAAACGAAAAAAATGA
- a CDS encoding OsmC domain/YcaO domain-containing protein, whose product MEIKVNFLDKFRLEAKFDDFTVIADQPIRYKGDGSAPGPFDYFLASSALCAAYFVKLYCDTRNIPTENIRLSQNNIVDPENRYQQIFKIQVELPEDISANDRQGILRSIERCTVKKVVQAGPDFVIEEVKNLDEDAQTLLTLKPATDASTYIVGKDLPLEQTIANMSGVLANLGIKIEIASWRNIIPNVWSLHIRDAHSPMCFTNGKGSTKESALASALGEYIERLSNNHFYAGAYWGEDIANAAFVHYPNERWFKSGPNDELPTDILDAHCLNIFNPDGELRSSHLIDTNSGNVERGICSLPYVRHSDGETVYFPSNLIENLYVSNGMSAGNTLAEAQVQCLSEIFERAVKREILEGEIALPDVPQKVLDKYPGILAGIRGLEEQGFPVLVKDASLGGVYPVMCVTLMNPRTGGVFASFGAHPSLEVALERSLTELLQGRSLEGLNDLPPPTFASEAVTEPNNFVEHFIDSSGIVSWRFFSAKSDYEFVEWDFSSAGENSNAEEAATLFGILEGLGKESYVAVYDELGATACRILVPGYSEVYPVEDLVWDNTNKALLFRADILNLHRLDNKKLTALLERLENNELDEYGDIATLIGVEFDENTVWGQLTVLELKLLIHLALKQLDEAHELVGAFLQYNDNTVDRKLFYQALNAVLEIKLDDELELDDYAINFRRMFGNERMDAVIGSVDGSVRFYGLAPTSTQLEGLDRHHRMIDSYRKLHAARSRATTKAS is encoded by the coding sequence ATGGAAATTAAGGTCAACTTTCTCGATAAGTTTCGTCTCGAGGCAAAGTTTGATGACTTCACTGTAATCGCTGACCAGCCTATTCGGTACAAGGGTGATGGGTCAGCCCCGGGCCCTTTTGATTACTTCTTGGCCTCTTCAGCTTTGTGCGCAGCCTACTTTGTGAAGTTGTACTGTGACACGCGCAATATTCCAACTGAAAATATTCGCCTTTCACAAAATAATATTGTTGATCCAGAGAACCGCTATCAGCAAATATTTAAGATTCAAGTGGAGCTGCCGGAAGATATCTCTGCCAATGATCGTCAAGGGATTTTGCGCTCGATTGAGCGTTGTACAGTTAAAAAGGTTGTACAAGCTGGGCCAGATTTTGTTATTGAAGAAGTCAAAAACTTAGATGAAGATGCACAGACCTTATTAACCCTAAAGCCTGCTACTGATGCCTCTACCTATATTGTGGGCAAGGATTTGCCTCTAGAGCAAACGATTGCCAATATGTCTGGCGTACTTGCGAATCTGGGTATCAAGATTGAAATCGCTTCATGGCGCAACATCATTCCTAACGTCTGGTCGTTGCATATTCGTGATGCACATTCGCCTATGTGTTTTACCAATGGCAAAGGATCCACAAAGGAAAGCGCTCTCGCATCAGCTTTGGGCGAGTACATTGAGCGACTCAGTAATAACCATTTTTATGCTGGCGCATATTGGGGTGAAGATATTGCTAATGCTGCATTTGTGCACTATCCCAATGAGCGCTGGTTTAAGTCTGGCCCCAATGATGAGCTGCCAACAGATATTTTGGATGCGCATTGCCTAAATATTTTTAATCCCGATGGTGAATTACGCAGTTCACATTTGATTGATACGAATTCTGGCAATGTAGAGCGTGGTATTTGTTCGCTACCCTATGTGCGTCACTCAGATGGAGAGACCGTTTATTTTCCGTCAAACCTAATTGAAAATCTTTATGTCAGTAACGGCATGAGTGCAGGCAATACTTTGGCTGAAGCGCAAGTGCAATGTTTATCCGAAATATTTGAGCGTGCAGTAAAACGTGAAATTCTAGAAGGCGAAATTGCTCTACCTGATGTACCGCAAAAAGTGTTGGATAAGTATCCGGGTATCCTCGCTGGTATTCGGGGGCTGGAGGAGCAAGGCTTTCCGGTATTGGTAAAGGATGCATCATTGGGCGGAGTCTATCCCGTGATGTGCGTCACCCTCATGAACCCCCGCACGGGTGGTGTATTTGCATCCTTCGGCGCCCACCCTAGCCTAGAGGTTGCGCTAGAGCGTAGTCTGACAGAATTGCTTCAGGGGCGTAGCTTAGAGGGCCTTAATGACTTACCCCCGCCCACCTTTGCAAGTGAAGCAGTCACTGAGCCCAATAACTTTGTTGAGCACTTTATCGACTCGAGCGGTATTGTGTCGTGGCGTTTCTTCAGCGCAAAGTCAGATTATGAATTTGTAGAGTGGGACTTCTCTAGCGCAGGAGAGAACTCCAACGCCGAAGAAGCGGCAACTTTGTTTGGCATTCTTGAGGGCTTAGGTAAAGAGTCATATGTTGCTGTATATGATGAGCTGGGCGCAACGGCTTGTAGGATTCTAGTGCCAGGATATTCTGAGGTATATCCAGTAGAAGATTTGGTGTGGGACAACACGAATAAGGCTTTGTTATTCCGCGCCGATATTTTGAATCTGCATCGCTTGGATAATAAAAAACTAACTGCACTGCTTGAGCGCCTAGAAAATAACGAGCTAGACGAGTATGGTGATATCGCCACATTGATTGGTGTTGAGTTTGATGAGAACACGGTTTGGGGTCAGCTCACCGTTTTAGAGCTGAAGTTGCTCATACATCTTGCCTTAAAACAATTGGATGAAGCACACGAATTAGTTGGCGCCTTTCTTCAATACAACGACAACACCGTTGATCGAAAACTGTTTTATCAGGCGCTCAACGCAGTACTTGAAATTAAGTTAGATGACGAACTAGAGCTCGATGACTACGCAATCAACTTCCGTCGAATGTTTGGCAATGAGAGAATGGATGCCGTAATCGGCTCGGTTGACGGTAGCGTACGCTTTTATGGATTGGCTCCAACCAGCACGCAGCTAGAGGGCCTTGATCGGCACCACCGCATGATTGATAGCTACAGAAAATTACACGCAGCTCGATCTAGGGCTACAACCAAGGCTAGTTAG
- a CDS encoding response regulator, giving the protein MASILVVDDEMGIRELLNEILTDEGHTVYAAESAAQARTIREQMRPDLVLLDIWMPETDGITLLKEWSKTGQLTMPVVMMSGHATIDTAVEATRIGALNFLEKPIALQKLLKTVSKALESSPKYIEPEEQRAVQSGATASPAPKALSAEPAQAPAEGEYISGIAKTYFDLPLREARDLFEKAYFEHQMQIMGGSMTKISEYTGLERTHLYRKLKALGIDTSRNKGEQ; this is encoded by the coding sequence ATGGCTAGTATTTTGGTCGTTGATGACGAGATGGGAATTCGTGAACTTCTCAATGAGATTCTCACGGATGAAGGCCATACTGTTTACGCAGCAGAGAGTGCGGCGCAGGCTCGTACCATTCGCGAGCAAATGCGTCCGGATTTAGTGTTGTTAGATATCTGGATGCCTGAAACCGACGGAATTACTTTATTAAAGGAATGGTCAAAGACTGGGCAATTAACAATGCCAGTAGTGATGATGTCCGGTCATGCCACGATTGATACTGCCGTTGAGGCAACACGGATTGGTGCGCTCAACTTCTTAGAAAAGCCGATCGCCTTACAAAAATTACTCAAGACCGTGAGTAAGGCGCTGGAGAGCTCTCCAAAATATATCGAACCAGAAGAACAGAGAGCCGTTCAGTCTGGCGCCACCGCAAGCCCGGCTCCTAAAGCTCTGAGCGCTGAACCAGCGCAAGCCCCAGCAGAAGGTGAATACATTAGCGGAATTGCAAAGACCTATTTTGATTTGCCTCTAAGAGAAGCTAGAGATCTTTTTGAAAAAGCCTATTTCGAGCATCAAATGCAAATCATGGGCGGCAGCATGACGAAGATATCTGAGTACACCGGCCTAGAGAGAACACACTTGTACCGCAAACTCAAAGCCTTAGGAATCGATACTTCACGTAATAAAGGTGAGCAGTAA